The Actinobacillus succinogenes 130Z region GGACTTGGCACGCTTTTTGTGGTGTTGCTGGATATGGTAACCACCGTGCAGGCAGGCGGAGCGATTGATTTCGTTAAGCTGTTTTTTGTGGTAACGCTAATGTCAGGCGTAATTGTGATCAAAAGTGCAAAATAAGGAGTAAATGATGTCTTTTATTACTTTAATTATCGCTGGGTTATTTGAAGTAGCAGGCGTTTCCACCTTGAATGTATTTTCAACCGCCCGAACCACCCAACGCAAAACCGCTTTTTTATTGGCAACCATCGTATTATTCGCCGCATCACTCAGCTCATTGAGCTTGGCGATGCAAGATATTCTGCTTTCCATCGCCTATGCGGTGTGGACAGGCATCGGTGCAGCGGGGGCGGTCGCCGTCGGCGTATGGATCAGCAAAGACAAAATTACCCTGCAAAAAGCCGCCGGCTTGGTGTTAACTATCACCAGTGCTATTGCGTTGAAAGTGATGTAACAAGCGGTGAAATTTTAATAAAATTTTGCAAAATCCGACCGCACCTATTAAGGAGAACTCTATGCACCCCGATCAAATCCAAATCATCGATGCCCACGAAAACAACTTAAAACACATCAAGCTCACACTGCCGAAAGGCAAGCTGGTGGTATTTGTCGGCGTGTCCGGGTCAGGTAAGAGTTCGTTGG contains the following coding sequences:
- a CDS encoding SMR family transporter, whose product is MMSFITLIIAGLFEVAGVSTLNVFSTARTTQRKTAFLLATIVLFAASLSSLSLAMQDILLSIAYAVWTGIGAAGAVAVGVWISKDKITLQKAAGLVLTITSAIALKVM